In a genomic window of Deinococcus aquiradiocola:
- a CDS encoding SDR family oxidoreductase: MTATHSGGRDMNGRTVLVTGATNGIGKVAAASLARLGARVVIVGRNPAKTEAVAGEIGAASFILADLSVLSEVRRAAAQFREREGQLDVLLNNAGAVFTARQETTDGIEMTFALNHLNYFLLTQELDGLLRATPGARVVSVSSGAHTMGRMRWDDLEFRHGYSSWAAYSQSKLANLLFTRELAHRLQGSGVTANALHPGFVASGFGQSGSTFMNRLLGLARPFAVSEEQGAQTSIYLASSAEVEGVTGRYFENMHEKKPAPQGLDDAAAARLWAVSEAYVSQHAG, translated from the coding sequence ATGACGGCGACACACTCAGGCGGGCGGGACATGAACGGCAGGACGGTGCTGGTCACCGGGGCCACGAACGGCATCGGGAAGGTGGCGGCGGCGTCCCTGGCCCGCCTGGGGGCGCGCGTGGTGATCGTGGGCCGCAACCCCGCCAAGACGGAGGCCGTGGCCGGCGAGATCGGCGCGGCGTCGTTCATCCTGGCGGACCTGAGCGTGCTGAGCGAGGTGCGGCGCGCCGCCGCGCAGTTCCGTGAACGCGAGGGGCAGCTGGACGTGCTGCTGAACAACGCGGGCGCGGTCTTCACGGCGCGGCAGGAGACGACGGACGGCATCGAGATGACGTTCGCGCTCAACCACCTGAACTACTTCCTGCTCACGCAGGAACTGGACGGCCTGCTGCGCGCCACGCCCGGCGCGCGCGTCGTGAGCGTCAGCAGCGGCGCGCACACCATGGGCCGCATGCGCTGGGACGACCTGGAATTCCGGCACGGGTACTCGTCGTGGGCGGCGTACTCGCAGAGCAAGCTCGCGAACCTGCTGTTCACGCGGGAACTCGCGCACCGCCTGCAGGGGAGCGGCGTGACCGCGAACGCGCTGCACCCGGGCTTCGTGGCGTCCGGGTTCGGGCAGTCCGGCAGCACCTTCATGAACCGCCTGCTGGGTCTCGCGCGGCCCTTCGCGGTGTCGGAGGAGCAGGGCGCGCAGACGAGCATCTACCTCGCGTCGAGCGCGGAGGTGGAGGGCGTCACGGGCCGGTACTTCGAGAACATGCACGAGAAGAAGCCCGCCCCGCAGGGCCTGGACGACGCGGCCGCCGCCCGCCTGTGGGCGGTCAGCGAGGCGTACGTCTCGCAGCACGCGGGCTGA
- a CDS encoding zinc-dependent alcohol dehydrogenase — translation MSVASELGVVVGRSSVPFPVRLGYQTLAVVREVGEGVTLRRGQRVVAMYGHASAAVMSAARCLPVPNHVPDLVALAAVLGEETHKGVRKIAPKPHEHALVSGAGLIGLLTTFNLVRRGHQRVTVVDPDAGRRALASALGVRALHPSDLSDLGAFAQVGFECSASPDGFTGLLEALTPGGRACVLSDGNWGALTLSPTFHERELWVVGSSDGEDYAGYARWLWLHADPWLEGLFAEVVTPAALPGTYRRLEDWPRPVSVVVDWTRGLPPQDAAVFRLGE, via the coding sequence GTGAGTGTCGCGTCCGAGCTCGGCGTGGTGGTCGGGCGTTCGTCCGTTCCCTTCCCGGTCCGATTGGGGTATCAGACGCTCGCGGTGGTGCGGGAGGTCGGCGAGGGTGTGACCCTGCGACGCGGTCAGCGGGTCGTGGCGATGTACGGGCACGCGAGTGCAGCCGTGATGAGTGCCGCGCGCTGCCTGCCGGTCCCGAATCATGTGCCGGACCTCGTGGCACTGGCTGCCGTGCTGGGCGAGGAGACGCACAAGGGCGTCCGGAAGATTGCGCCGAAGCCGCACGAGCACGCCCTGGTATCGGGGGCGGGGCTGATCGGTCTGCTCACGACATTCAATCTGGTGCGGCGCGGACATCAGAGGGTGACGGTCGTGGACCCCGATGCCGGGCGACGCGCGCTGGCCTCAGCGCTCGGCGTGAGGGCGCTGCATCCCTCCGACCTGTCGGACCTGGGGGCCTTCGCACAGGTGGGGTTCGAGTGCAGTGCCAGCCCGGACGGGTTCACGGGCCTGCTGGAGGCCTTGACGCCCGGCGGCCGGGCGTGCGTGCTGAGCGACGGCAACTGGGGAGCGTTGACATTATCGCCAACATTCCACGAACGGGAGCTGTGGGTGGTGGGGTCCAGTGACGGTGAGGACTACGCCGGGTACGCCCGCTGGCTGTGGCTCCACGCGGACCCCTGGCTGGAGGGACTGTTTGCTGAGGTCGTGACGCCTGCCGCGCTGCCCGGCACCTACCGGCGTCTGGAGGATTGGCCGAGGCCGGTCAGCGTGGTGGTCGACTGGACGCGCGGCCTCCCCCCACAGGACGCGGCGGTCTTCCGGCTCGGAGAGTGA
- the queA gene encoding tRNA preQ1(34) S-adenosylmethionine ribosyltransferase-isomerase QueA, producing MTGGTDPDAVLQRLHFDLPEHLIAQTGAEPRDASRLMLVRPDGIQERVFRDLPDLLRAGDVLVFNESRVIPARVMAHKPAVGGMGGGRVEVMLLREEHGHPLTQGGQVWSAYLKPARRAGNELWLGQSGDHPVRAEVIDTLPDGARLLRFAEDLWPHLDRIGTLPLPPYISADPADFADRYQTVYAGTPGSVAAPTAGLHFTPDLLARLDALGVQRASVTLHVGAGTFKPITGRVADHVMHAEQYTITPQTADTVNRARQEGRRVIAVGTTTVRALQSAWDGHTLHAGPGDTRIFITPGYRDFLPDVLITNLHLPGSTLLLLVAAFAGEDRIRAAYDTALRDGYRFYSLGDAMWLDRATPNPTPP from the coding sequence ATGACCGGCGGGACCGACCCGGACGCCGTCCTCCAGCGTCTGCACTTCGACCTGCCCGAACACCTCATCGCGCAGACGGGCGCCGAACCGCGCGACGCCAGCCGACTCATGCTCGTCCGGCCGGACGGCATTCAGGAACGCGTGTTCCGCGACCTGCCGGACCTGCTGCGCGCCGGTGACGTCCTCGTGTTCAACGAGAGCCGCGTCATCCCGGCGCGCGTCATGGCGCACAAACCCGCGGTGGGCGGCATGGGCGGCGGCCGCGTCGAAGTGATGCTGCTGCGCGAGGAACACGGCCACCCGCTCACGCAGGGCGGACAGGTGTGGAGCGCCTACCTGAAACCCGCCCGCCGCGCCGGAAACGAACTGTGGCTCGGGCAGAGCGGCGACCACCCCGTCCGTGCCGAAGTGATCGACACGCTCCCCGACGGCGCGCGCCTCCTGCGATTCGCGGAGGACCTCTGGCCGCACCTGGACCGCATCGGAACGCTGCCGCTCCCCCCGTACATCAGTGCCGACCCCGCCGACTTCGCGGACCGCTACCAGACCGTGTACGCGGGCACGCCCGGCAGCGTCGCCGCGCCCACCGCCGGACTGCACTTCACGCCCGACCTGCTCGCCCGCCTCGACGCGCTCGGCGTGCAGCGCGCCAGCGTCACCCTGCACGTCGGGGCGGGCACCTTCAAACCCATCACGGGCCGCGTCGCGGACCACGTCATGCACGCCGAACAGTACACCATCACGCCCCAGACGGCCGACACCGTGAACCGCGCGCGGCAGGAGGGACGCCGCGTCATCGCGGTCGGCACCACCACCGTCCGCGCCCTGCAGAGCGCCTGGGACGGCCACACCCTGCACGCCGGGCCGGGCGACACCCGCATCTTCATCACGCCCGGCTACCGGGACTTCCTGCCGGACGTGCTCATCACGAACCTGCACCTGCCCGGCAGTACCCTGCTGCTCCTCGTGGCGGCCTTCGCGGGCGAGGACCGCATCCGCGCCGCCTACGACACCGCCCTCCGGGACGGCTACCGCTTCTACAGCCTCGGGGACGCCATGTGGCTCGACCGGGCCACCCCGAACCCCACTCCCCCCTGA
- a CDS encoding alpha-amylase family glycosyl hydrolase encodes MHRTLAVALLLGGLSLAQHAAPAPADWEGQIIYQVMPDRYVNGDPGNDGGANPGDPQARHGGDLRGLDAHLQDVQDLGATTVWITPVSRQVPDVNGMAPYHGYWPQDFRSVDPHLGTLQDFRNLTAHAHRLGLNVMLDQVINHSGYGADAVSAHPDWFHTPADCQRAAGTQKDTDCPLSGLPDLNQTVPAVRDLLFGNADFWRTQGVDAYRYDAVKHVDQAFLKALVTRDRAAGTFTLGESFGADADTVRQGQELGLSSLFEFSLQAALRQGIMGGGSLNGVRSVLVQDARIPHPGLTANFLDNHDLPRFANGTLFEDQGQARTRYALRALMTLKGIPVLWQGTEIAQRGGADPDNRRDLPARNAWTPAQQDVYATARDAVHVRRASAALSRGDQTLLPVPDASADDLLVFTRHADGEKVLVAWNNARERRTYSLRTTLAARTLTASSFTDPGGKAQRAALSVSGGYLHLSLPPQDAAVFRLGE; translated from the coding sequence ATGCACCGAACCCTCGCCGTGGCGCTCCTCCTGGGCGGCCTCAGCCTCGCGCAGCACGCCGCGCCCGCCCCTGCCGACTGGGAAGGCCAGATCATCTACCAGGTCATGCCGGACCGCTACGTGAACGGCGACCCCGGCAACGACGGTGGTGCGAACCCCGGGGACCCGCAGGCCCGGCACGGCGGGGACCTGCGCGGCCTGGACGCCCACCTGCAGGACGTGCAGGACCTCGGCGCGACCACCGTGTGGATCACGCCCGTCTCCCGGCAGGTGCCGGACGTGAACGGTATGGCCCCCTATCACGGGTACTGGCCGCAGGACTTCCGCAGCGTCGACCCGCACCTGGGCACCCTGCAGGACTTCCGGAACCTGACCGCGCACGCGCACCGGCTGGGCCTGAACGTCATGCTCGATCAGGTCATCAACCATTCCGGGTACGGCGCGGACGCCGTGAGTGCCCACCCGGACTGGTTCCATACGCCCGCCGACTGCCAGCGCGCGGCGGGCACGCAGAAGGACACCGACTGCCCGCTCTCCGGCCTGCCGGACCTGAACCAGACGGTGCCCGCCGTGCGCGACCTGCTGTTCGGGAACGCGGACTTCTGGCGGACGCAGGGCGTGGACGCGTACCGCTACGACGCCGTGAAGCACGTCGATCAGGCGTTCCTGAAGGCACTCGTGACGCGCGACCGGGCCGCCGGGACCTTCACGCTCGGCGAGTCCTTCGGCGCGGACGCCGACACCGTCAGGCAGGGGCAGGAGCTTGGGCTGTCGAGCCTCTTCGAGTTCTCGCTTCAGGCGGCGCTGCGCCAGGGCATCATGGGCGGCGGCAGCCTGAACGGCGTCCGCAGCGTCCTCGTACAGGACGCCCGCATCCCGCACCCCGGACTGACCGCGAACTTCCTCGACAACCACGACCTGCCCCGCTTCGCGAACGGCACGCTCTTCGAGGACCAGGGACAGGCCCGCACCCGCTACGCCCTGCGCGCCCTGATGACCCTGAAAGGCATTCCCGTCCTGTGGCAGGGCACCGAGATCGCCCAGCGGGGCGGCGCGGACCCCGACAACCGCCGCGACCTGCCCGCCCGGAACGCGTGGACGCCCGCCCAGCAGGACGTGTACGCCACCGCCCGCGACGCCGTCCACGTCCGCCGGGCCAGCGCCGCCCTGTCACGCGGCGACCAGACGCTCCTGCCCGTCCCGGACGCCAGCGCGGACGACCTGCTCGTCTTCACGCGCCACGCGGACGGGGAGAAGGTCCTCGTCGCGTGGAACAACGCCCGCGAACGCCGCACGTACTCCCTGCGGACCACCCTCGCGGCCCGCACCCTGACGGCCAGCAGCTTCACGGACCCCGGCGGGAAGGCGCAGCGCGCCGCCCTCAGCGTCAGCGGCGGCTACCTGCACCTCAGCCTCCCCCCGCAGGACGCGGCGGTCTTCCGGCTCGGAGAGTGA
- a CDS encoding HAD-IA family hydrolase has protein sequence MTDVQAVSRPATRVRGVLFDRDETIAYTDTGVYREVAVWAAREYGLDPRVVGQALQAQWAAQEDPAQVGGWWGLRSEADEAAYWERYAQELAARLDLPAERLGLLLQEWPYERYMKAYPAARGVLEALRARGVKVGVLSNTLPSIGVTLDAIGLGDVVDVAIASCSLGVHKPERDAYLRSADLMELPVQEILFVDDKPENVTAAREAGMRAALIDLRHGTPGALHDLRDVLELV, from the coding sequence ATGACTGATGTGCAGGCCGTTTCCCGCCCCGCGACGCGCGTGCGGGGTGTGTTGTTCGATCGCGACGAGACGATTGCGTACACGGATACCGGCGTGTACCGCGAGGTGGCCGTGTGGGCGGCCCGCGAGTACGGGCTGGACCCGCGCGTGGTCGGTCAGGCGCTGCAGGCGCAGTGGGCGGCGCAGGAGGACCCGGCGCAGGTGGGCGGCTGGTGGGGCCTGAGGTCCGAGGCGGACGAGGCGGCGTACTGGGAGCGGTACGCGCAGGAGCTCGCGGCGCGGCTGGACCTGCCCGCCGAGCGGCTGGGGCTGCTGCTGCAGGAGTGGCCGTACGAGCGGTACATGAAGGCGTACCCGGCGGCGCGCGGGGTGCTGGAGGCGCTGCGGGCGCGGGGCGTGAAGGTGGGCGTGCTGAGCAACACCCTGCCGAGCATCGGGGTGACGCTGGACGCGATCGGGCTGGGTGACGTGGTGGATGTCGCGATCGCGTCGTGCTCGCTGGGCGTCCACAAGCCGGAGCGGGACGCGTACCTGCGTTCGGCGGACCTGATGGAGCTGCCGGTGCAGGAGATCCTGTTCGTGGACGACAAGCCGGAGAACGTGACGGCGGCGCGGGAGGCGGGCATGCGCGCGGCACTGATCGACCTGCGGCACGGAACGCCGGGCGCCCTGCATGACCTGCGTGACGTGCTGGAGCTGGTGTGA
- a CDS encoding Gfo/Idh/MocA family protein produces the protein MPHLPGPDPRRAVTVAVIGCGNRGADVYARHLTRLGARVTHLVDAHRARLGQVAARHAVPPERQFTHWDAFFAQGRVADAVVIATPDDLHVQPCLLALQAGYHVLLEKPVCLTEAELDVLLAAEHASRGSVTVAHVLRTTPFFRALRDVVAGGTLGRLVGVVHAENVAYWHYVHSYVRGNWRLSPPSAPFVLAKSSHDLDILRWLAGSPPAWVMATGDTFAHRREDRPAGAADRCLDCEVRDCRADARRTYLPREPDVWPNSVVAPDGTREGLLRALRNGPYGACAFLGQSNQPDHCSLQVAFVGGVRATLTVSAFTHNNTRTLRLHFTDGEVRAHMELGELEVHHFGTGEVRRERVETGGTHGGGDAGLVTGWLAFLRGEAGVPTPLHESLDSHRMAFAAERARLSGQVQRLA, from the coding sequence GTGCCTCACCTGCCCGGGCCTGACCCGCGGCGCGCGGTCACGGTGGCCGTCATCGGCTGCGGCAACCGCGGGGCGGACGTGTACGCGCGGCACCTAACGCGGCTGGGCGCGCGGGTCACGCATCTGGTGGACGCGCACCGGGCGCGGCTGGGGCAGGTCGCGGCGCGGCACGCGGTCCCGCCGGAGCGGCAGTTCACGCACTGGGACGCGTTCTTCGCGCAGGGGCGCGTGGCGGACGCCGTCGTGATCGCCACGCCGGACGACCTGCACGTGCAGCCGTGCCTGCTGGCCCTGCAGGCCGGATATCACGTGCTGCTGGAGAAACCCGTGTGCCTGACGGAGGCGGAACTGGACGTGCTGCTCGCGGCGGAGCACGCCTCGCGCGGGTCGGTGACGGTCGCGCACGTGCTGCGGACCACGCCGTTCTTCCGCGCGCTGCGGGACGTGGTGGCGGGCGGTACGCTCGGGCGGCTGGTGGGCGTGGTGCATGCCGAGAACGTCGCGTACTGGCATTACGTGCACTCGTACGTGCGCGGCAACTGGCGGCTGAGTCCGCCGTCCGCGCCGTTCGTGCTCGCCAAGAGCAGCCACGATCTCGACATCCTGCGCTGGCTGGCGGGCTCGCCGCCCGCGTGGGTGATGGCGACGGGCGACACCTTCGCGCACCGGCGGGAGGACCGGCCTGCCGGTGCGGCGGACCGCTGCCTGGACTGCGAGGTCCGGGACTGCCGGGCGGACGCGCGGCGCACGTACCTGCCGCGCGAGCCGGACGTGTGGCCGAACTCGGTCGTGGCGCCGGACGGCACGCGGGAGGGCCTGCTGCGGGCGCTGCGGAACGGGCCGTACGGGGCGTGCGCGTTCCTGGGGCAGTCGAACCAGCCGGACCACTGCTCGCTGCAGGTGGCGTTCGTGGGCGGCGTGCGCGCCACCCTGACGGTGAGCGCCTTCACGCACAACAACACGCGCACGCTGCGGCTGCACTTCACGGACGGCGAGGTGCGCGCGCACATGGAGCTCGGGGAGCTGGAAGTGCATCACTTCGGGACGGGCGAGGTGAGGCGGGAGCGCGTCGAGACGGGCGGCACGCACGGCGGCGGCGACGCAGGCCTCGTGACGGGCTGGCTCGCGTTCCTGCGCGGCGAGGCGGGCGTGCCGACGCCGCTGCACGAGTCGCTCGACTCGCACCGCATGGCGTTCGCGGCCGAACGCGCGCGCCTGAGCGGTCAGGTGCAGCGCCTCGCATGA
- a CDS encoding GNAT family N-acetyltransferase produces MATPPPPVTLQPARPEDTGALAAFLTALHPDTPHSAESLRRTDVGRLPGEHHAVTLAWQEGALVGMVETERARRFTRPGWYGLHVHATDDALRDRLYRHGLHTLGHLDPPNSQVPVTLHTTVREHWPEASWLQRLGWQEHERMWISTLDLRTFTPDAFTERRARADREGVRMQTLADLGWDDSELLQRRYYALVIGLLADVPTTDPIDPWPFEVWRARIVQSPDFRPGGPLIATHGEDWIGMTELYVPRPGIPGTLHQGLTGVRREWRGRGAAWALKLSGAERARAQGWTHVRTGNHVTNREMLGINDAMGFVREPASVVLTLPWPANP; encoded by the coding sequence ATGGCGACCCCTCCCCCGCCCGTGACCCTGCAGCCCGCCCGCCCCGAGGACACAGGCGCGCTCGCCGCCTTCCTGACGGCGCTGCACCCGGACACGCCGCACAGCGCCGAAAGCCTGCGCCGCACGGACGTGGGGCGACTGCCGGGCGAGCATCACGCCGTCACGCTCGCATGGCAGGAGGGCGCGCTCGTCGGGATGGTCGAGACGGAACGCGCGCGCCGGTTCACGCGGCCCGGCTGGTACGGCCTGCACGTGCACGCCACGGACGACGCGCTGCGAGACCGGCTGTACCGGCACGGCCTGCACACGCTCGGCCACCTCGACCCGCCCAACTCACAGGTGCCCGTCACCCTGCACACCACCGTCCGCGAGCACTGGCCGGAAGCCTCGTGGCTGCAGCGCCTCGGCTGGCAGGAACATGAACGCATGTGGATCAGCACCCTCGACCTGCGGACCTTCACGCCGGACGCGTTCACGGAACGCCGTGCCCGCGCGGACCGCGAAGGTGTCCGCATGCAGACCCTCGCGGACCTCGGGTGGGACGACTCCGAACTCCTGCAGCGCCGCTACTACGCCCTCGTGATCGGGCTGCTGGCGGACGTGCCCACCACCGACCCCATCGACCCGTGGCCTTTCGAGGTGTGGCGCGCCCGCATCGTGCAGTCCCCGGACTTCCGCCCAGGCGGGCCACTCATCGCCACGCACGGCGAGGACTGGATCGGCATGACGGAACTGTACGTCCCTCGCCCCGGCATTCCCGGCACCCTGCACCAGGGCCTGACCGGCGTGCGCCGCGAGTGGCGCGGCAGGGGAGCCGCGTGGGCCCTGAAACTCTCGGGCGCCGAACGCGCCAGAGCGCAGGGATGGACGCACGTCCGCACCGGGAATCACGTCACCAACCGCGAAATGCTCGGCATCAACGACGCGATGGGCTTCGTGCGCGAACCGGCGAGCGTCGTCCTCACCCTCCCCTGGCCCGCCAACCCCTGA
- a CDS encoding dipeptide epimerase: protein MSVTHETLDLHTRQPFGIARWTHSTYPRTFVTFTRDGVSGRGEAAPNAFYGETGTTVQAVLPSMLEALTDPWDWDGLSARLGAVFPHHHPSVKCALEMAAVEWCARSAGVPVWRLLGLSADAAVPESSFTVSLAELPVMREQARAAVRDGYGVLKVKLGTDRDARIVEALREEAPGVALRVDANAAWSRHEARRMLEVLDAADVEFVEQPLAAGDLEGHRSLRRVARVPIMADESLHHVSDVPALSEAFDAVNLKLAKLGGPLQALRALRTARALGMSVMMGCMIESSLGIAAAAHLSGACDWADLDGALLLSDDPFVGLQWSAGRLERPAAPGWGVERGA from the coding sequence GTGAGCGTCACGCACGAGACGCTGGACCTGCACACCCGGCAGCCGTTCGGGATCGCGCGCTGGACGCACAGCACGTACCCCCGGACCTTCGTGACGTTCACGCGGGACGGCGTTTCGGGCCGGGGCGAGGCCGCGCCGAACGCCTTCTACGGCGAGACGGGCACGACGGTGCAGGCGGTGCTGCCGTCCATGCTGGAGGCCCTCACGGACCCCTGGGACTGGGACGGGCTGAGCGCGCGGCTGGGCGCGGTGTTCCCGCACCATCACCCGAGCGTGAAGTGCGCGCTGGAGATGGCGGCCGTGGAGTGGTGCGCGCGGAGTGCGGGCGTGCCGGTGTGGCGTCTGCTGGGCCTGTCGGCGGACGCGGCGGTGCCGGAGAGCAGTTTCACGGTGTCGCTCGCGGAACTGCCGGTCATGCGGGAGCAGGCGCGGGCAGCGGTGCGGGACGGGTACGGGGTACTGAAGGTGAAGCTCGGCACGGACCGGGACGCGCGCATCGTGGAGGCGCTGCGCGAGGAGGCGCCGGGCGTGGCGCTGCGCGTGGACGCGAACGCGGCGTGGTCGCGGCACGAGGCGCGCCGGATGCTGGAGGTGCTGGATGCGGCGGACGTGGAGTTCGTGGAACAGCCGCTCGCGGCCGGGGATCTGGAGGGGCACCGCTCACTCCGGCGCGTGGCGCGCGTGCCGATCATGGCGGACGAGAGCCTGCATCACGTGTCGGACGTTCCGGCGCTCAGCGAGGCCTTCGACGCGGTGAACCTGAAGCTCGCGAAGCTCGGCGGGCCGTTGCAGGCCCTGCGGGCCCTGCGGACGGCGCGGGCGCTCGGCATGAGCGTGATGATGGGCTGCATGATCGAGAGCAGTCTGGGCATCGCGGCGGCCGCGCATCTCTCGGGCGCATGCGACTGGGCGGACCTCGACGGGGCGCTGCTGCTCTCGGACGATCCCTTCGTGGGGCTGCAGTGGTCGGCGGGACGACTGGAGCGCCCGGCCGCGCCCGGCTGGGGCGTGGAACGCGGGGCGTGA
- a CDS encoding dipeptidase — translation MTGGVLFDGHLDLAWNAQLGRDLTLDLVALRAQDPVAGQTAGVSFPELRRAGVAACFGTLFACPASDDYPQGYEQDGRDDWKGARRQALWQLDQYRRWQDDGLVRLLTTAGEVSAHLRDWDAGAPGPLGVVLLMEGADPMRSADDLDFWVRAGVRLVGPAWGRTRYAGGTDAPGPLTERGVELLTAMRESGVTLDVSHLDDAAWEEALRLQPKVVATHANSRAFVPGNRHLSDGMAGAVVERGGVIGLVALSTFIRAGWDEGDARVELREWAAHARHYGETFGWAHVGLGTDLDGGFGVEKAPAGVDRYLDVERLASFLPPEAWDGVRGGNWARWAGEHL, via the coding sequence GTGACGGGCGGGGTGCTGTTCGACGGGCATCTGGACCTCGCGTGGAACGCGCAGCTGGGCCGGGACCTGACGCTGGACCTCGTGGCGTTGCGGGCGCAGGATCCGGTGGCGGGTCAGACGGCGGGCGTGTCGTTCCCGGAGTTGCGGCGGGCGGGCGTGGCGGCGTGTTTCGGGACGCTGTTCGCGTGCCCGGCGAGCGACGATTACCCGCAGGGGTACGAGCAGGACGGCCGGGACGACTGGAAGGGCGCGCGGCGGCAGGCGCTCTGGCAGCTGGACCAGTACCGCCGCTGGCAGGATGACGGGCTGGTGCGTCTCCTGACGACGGCGGGCGAGGTGAGCGCGCACCTGCGGGACTGGGATGCGGGAGCGCCGGGGCCGCTGGGCGTGGTGCTGCTGATGGAGGGCGCGGACCCCATGCGGAGCGCGGACGACCTGGACTTCTGGGTGCGGGCGGGCGTGCGGCTGGTGGGTCCGGCGTGGGGGCGGACGCGGTACGCGGGCGGGACGGACGCGCCGGGGCCGCTCACGGAGCGGGGCGTGGAGCTGCTGACCGCGATGCGCGAGTCGGGCGTGACGCTGGACGTGTCGCACCTGGACGACGCGGCATGGGAGGAGGCGCTGCGCCTGCAGCCGAAGGTGGTGGCGACGCACGCGAACAGTCGTGCGTTCGTGCCGGGCAACCGGCACCTGTCGGACGGGATGGCGGGCGCGGTGGTGGAGCGGGGCGGCGTGATCGGGCTGGTGGCGCTCAGCACCTTCATCCGGGCGGGCTGGGACGAGGGGGACGCGCGGGTGGAGCTGCGCGAGTGGGCGGCGCACGCGCGGCACTACGGGGAGACGTTCGGGTGGGCGCACGTGGGGCTCGGCACGGACCTCGACGGGGGCTTCGGGGTGGAGAAGGCCCCGGCGGGCGTGGACCGGTACCTGGACGTGGAGCGGCTGGCGTCGTTCCTGCCGCCGGAGGCGTGGGACGGCGTGCGGGGCGGCAACTGGGCGCGCTGGGCGGGGGAGCACCTGTGA
- a CDS encoding C40 family peptidase — MTPDTRVQAVSVERGVVESALADRFPDLRVLEARAAWAAGTVSVRARPAFSAAQVTEALHGEALEVLEVLDGGWSWVRTVHDGYLGYVQPGAALTDRVPEQAVTVRVPRSHVYAGPSIRALTLERVAAGASLPALDAEPVLHGEYRWWRVEVRGQEAFLHEAATLPSSWEVSGDRLAAFREAYLNTPYVWGGRSAWGLDCSGLAQLWAGRDAPDAAGPPGRSVLPRDADLQRAATRPVTLPRPGDLAFFEGHVGIMLNDRQMLHANATHLRVTVETLGEGAYGRRLADGLLGFGRLPDRAGTP, encoded by the coding sequence GTGACGCCCGACACGCGGGTGCAGGCGGTGAGCGTGGAGCGCGGCGTGGTCGAGTCGGCGCTCGCGGACCGGTTCCCGGACCTGCGCGTGCTGGAGGCGCGGGCCGCGTGGGCGGCGGGCACGGTGAGCGTCCGGGCGCGTCCGGCGTTCTCGGCGGCGCAGGTGACGGAGGCGCTGCACGGGGAAGCATTGGAGGTGCTGGAGGTGCTGGACGGCGGGTGGTCGTGGGTGCGGACCGTGCATGACGGGTACCTGGGGTACGTGCAGCCGGGCGCGGCCCTGACGGACCGGGTGCCGGAGCAGGCCGTGACGGTGCGCGTGCCGAGGTCGCACGTGTACGCGGGGCCGTCCATCAGGGCCCTCACGCTGGAGCGGGTCGCGGCGGGCGCATCGCTGCCCGCGCTGGACGCGGAACCGGTCCTGCACGGCGAGTACCGCTGGTGGCGGGTGGAGGTGCGGGGTCAGGAAGCGTTCCTGCACGAGGCGGCGACCCTGCCCTCCAGCTGGGAGGTGAGCGGGGACCGGCTCGCGGCGTTCCGGGAGGCGTACCTGAACACGCCGTACGTGTGGGGCGGGCGCAGTGCGTGGGGGCTGGACTGTTCGGGCCTCGCGCAGCTGTGGGCGGGCCGGGACGCGCCGGACGCCGCAGGACCGCCGGGGCGCAGCGTGCTGCCGCGCGACGCGGACCTGCAGCGCGCGGCGACGCGGCCCGTGACGCTCCCCCGGCCCGGTGACCTCGCGTTCTTCGAGGGGCACGTGGGCATCATGCTGAACGACCGGCAGATGCTGCACGCCAACGCCACGCACCTGCGCGTGACGGTCGAGACGCTCGGCGAGGGCGCGTACGGCCGCAGGCTCGCGGACGGCCTGCTGGGCTTCGGGCGACTCCCGGACCGCGCGGGGACGCCGTGA
- a CDS encoding LabA-like NYN domain-containing protein — protein sequence MHYVVHKPRIGLFIDTQNLYHSARDLMERTVNFETLLNVARADRELVHAIAYTVEKENEGTARPFIYKLSALGYKVRRMNLTLHHVAEGGRPIYEGNWDMGMVADMFRLIDHLDVIVLGSGDGDFTDIVEVLQERGKRVEVIAFREHTAQKLVDAADRFTHLPDIDGALMPARLRPTRSEDEAGK from the coding sequence ATGCACTACGTGGTCCACAAACCCAGAATCGGCCTGTTTATCGACACCCAGAACCTCTACCACTCCGCCCGCGACCTGATGGAACGCACCGTCAACTTCGAGACGCTCCTCAACGTCGCCCGCGCCGACCGCGAACTCGTGCACGCCATCGCGTATACCGTCGAGAAGGAAAACGAGGGCACGGCCCGCCCCTTCATCTACAAACTCTCCGCGCTCGGGTACAAGGTGCGCCGCATGAACCTCACGCTGCACCACGTCGCCGAGGGTGGACGCCCCATCTACGAAGGCAACTGGGACATGGGCATGGTGGCCGACATGTTCCGCCTCATCGACCACCTCGACGTGATCGTGCTCGGCAGTGGCGACGGCGACTTCACCGACATCGTCGAGGTGCTGCAGGAGCGCGGCAAGCGCGTCGAAGTCATCGCGTTCCGCGAACACACCGCGCAGAAGCTCGTGGACGCCGCCGACCGCTTCACGCACCTGCCCGACATCGACGGGGCCCTCATGCCCGCCCGCCTGCGCCCCACGCGCAGCGAAGACGAAGCAGGCAAGTAA